The Lactuca sativa cultivar Salinas chromosome 2, Lsat_Salinas_v11, whole genome shotgun sequence genome includes the window TAAGAAATATTTGATTTTCAATAAATTAGTTATTCATAATTTGATAACAAGAAATATCCCCTCTAAACTTTCTAGATGATGCTATTTCCTTTGGATCTTGGTCCATGAAAAATGCCCAAAACCTCATTCAAATTCTCAAATGTTATGAGATTTCATCTAGGCTCAAGGTCAATCACCTAAAAAGAAATTTGTTCGATCTCGTCCTCTTTGAAGTTAAGAGTTTAAGGCCTCGTTTGTTTTTCTACAAAAATACTTTTTGAACATTTTTCCCTTCTGGCGGGTAGACGTTTTGCAAGTGTACGTCTTCTTCCGCAAACttggaaaaagacaaaagacattTAACCACTTCCAAAACAAACTTCACCTAAGTCTTTTTGGAGACATATGTGGAATCAAGAGTAGTTTATGAATAGAATAGATTTGTTAttctaaaaaaaaattcattagtCATCACTAATAAAAATATTAcccactaaacttttttttttttttttgaagcagCAAACGAAaagatatattaataaaaaacgttgcacttagcaagaagctAAGGAGCAAATTACAGAGTATATCAGTTCAAAGAGACAATTACATAAGAGAATTACATAGAGAGAAATGGTGAGATGCTTCACTCCGCCCAATTCCCACATCCGAGCTTACTTCTATGTTTGCACCATAAGTAAGAACGAGAAATAATATCGTCTGCCACCTTTGTGTGAGATGTTTTCAGTTCCTTGAATACTCGGTTGTTTCTTGCCTTCCAGATGTTCCAAAATAAACAGAATACAATGGAGTTGAAGAGATCTCGCTTCTTTGGGCAGTTCCCCCATTCTGCTGCAAAGTCGATGATCTCCTTAATATGAGAAAAATCttgtgttttgatgccacaccaTTTGAAGATCCATTCCCGGGTCCCTTTTGCAAACTCGCATTTAACGAATACATGGTCAACAGTTTCAGGATCATTGTGACATAATTGGCACAGTTGGTTGGGGATTGAGACGCCTCTTTCAGCTAATGCTGTTGCTATTGGAATTCTAGATACGAAGCTCTCCATATGAAACATCGAACTTTCAATGGTACCATCTTATCCCAAAAAATAGGCGTACCATGTTGGGGGTTGATCTTTGCATCAATGAATTTTCGCATGATGTTTACAGAATAAGATCCATCCGAGTTTAGCGTAAACCTGAAATCGAAGGGGGATTAGGGTGGGATCTCCATAGAGCCGATACATGAATATAACTGCCAAAGCTCAATTAAGGTTGCGCCATCATTTGGGTCCCGATTCCAGTTCTAGTTGAATCCCGAGGCTGACAGTCTCTCATCTAACCTGCATGACTTTTCCTTTTCTCTCTTGTAAAGGTTCGGGAACCGATCTTGAAAAGGGGAATTACCACACCAAGTGTCCTTCCAGAAGAGAATATTAGAACCACGTCTGGGGGTCAACTTGAATAATGTTTTCCGGTCAATGCTCAACTCATCTAAGTGACAAATCGCCTTCTTTATGTTGCACCAGGCCCCTGCCAATGTTTTCCTAGCAATACACGTTGCCGGTTTCTTTTTTAGATCATGAAGACTTATTATCGCCTCACTCCAAAGTTGGTCTCGTTCGTTTCGTACCCTCCACCACCACTTTGTAAGTAGAGATATATTCTGAGCTTTTAGCGACCCAACCCCCAGGCCTCCCACCTTTTTTTTCTGCAGTTACCTTGGACCAGTCCACCCagtgtaatttatttttttcttgcCCGCCTCCCCATAAGAATCTGCGCCTTAATTTTTCGAGAAGGTCAAGAATACCTTGTGGCGCTTTAAACAGGGACATATAGTAGGTTGGGAGGCTATTTAGAACCGATTTTATTAGGGTAAGGTGCCCACCAAATGAAAGAGATTTGGCTTTCCAGGTTGAtagttttgatttaaatttatccACTATAGGCTGCCAATTTTTCTTTAGTGCCATATTTGCCCCAATTGGAACCCCCAGGTAGGTGAATGGGAATGTACCCACTGTGCACCCCAGGAATCTTGCCATACGTTGAACCTCCTGAGAAGAGACTCTTATGCCAAAGAGTCTGGATTTGAGGAAATTAACTTTGAGCCCAGATGAAATATGAAAACATCTGAGAATCCGAGATAAGTTCTTGATGCTATCGCTGCACCATTCACCTGCAAAAATAGCATCATCTGCATAGAACAGATGAGAGAGTCTTGGACCACCATTCGGGAGTTTGATACCTTTGATTAACTTTTTACTGCAGGCATTGTTGATTGAAATGTTCAAGCCTTCCATTGCAATTATGAAAAGAAAAGGCGATAGAGGATCACCCTGTCGGACACCTCGTGAGATGGGAAATTCTGTTGTTGGGGATCCGTTAACAAGTACTGAAGCCATTGATGATGCGAGACATCCCCTGAtccaagttctccatttagagcCAAACCCATTTGCATCATAATTGAGTCTAAATAGTTCCAGTTAATACAATCGAAAGCTTTTTCAAAATCGATTTTGAGGAGGAATAATTTTTTCTTAAACTGCTTCGCCCACGAGAAGATTTCATTGATTATAAGGGGAGCATCAAGAATGTTTCTACCAGGCACAAAAGCTGATTGAATATCACTGATTACAGATCCAATTACTGATTTTAGCCTTATGGCAAGAACTTTGGCGATCATCTTGTACATACACCCGATAAGGCTGATCGGTCTATAATCTGCAAGAGAAATTGGGTCACTAACTTTGGGGATCAAAGTTATAAAAGACGGGTTGCATCCTTTTGCCAAATGTGCGTTTTGCTCAAAGTATTTGACAAAATTGATGATATCCTCAGACATTAGATCCCAGTTTTCTTTTATGATTTTGAAGGTGATGCCATCGGGCCCCAGAGATTTATCGCCACCGCAACTCCACACTGCATTTTTTATTTCCTCAGGGGTAATGGCGAGTTCCAGTGACTGTTGTTGGTCTATAGATAGTTGCTTGAAGAGCGGGCTAATTAGTAAGGGGCGTACTGGCCAATTTTCTTTGAATTTACTGGCGAAGAACTGGAGTGCTTCCAGTTTTATTAACTCGGGGTTTACCTCCCAGGACCCATTGATCAGGAGACCATGAATTTTATTTTTCCTGTTTGCATTTGCTAGCGAGCCATGAAAGAAGCGGGAATTCTCGTCCCCGTCAGTCAACCATTTGATTTTCGCCCTCTGCTGGAGGTCGAGTTTGACAATGTGTTCCAGTTCCAGAAGTTTAGCTTTATCCTCCCGCCATGTTATCTTTTCAGATTCTGAGATGCATCTGGTCTCTGTAGTTCTTTCCATGTCATTCACCCTGGACCTTAAATTGGTTAAAGACCCATGACCATTTTTGGAGTCATCCTTCTTCCATTTTCGAATTTGATTTTTTACGTGTTTTAATTTTGCTTTGAGAATGATATCAGGAGTGCCATATCCGTGAAAGCAAGTCCAAGATTTAGTAAATTCTTTGCGAAATTCATCATTGAGGATCCACAAATTAAAAAACCGAAATGGTGGGGGCCCAAAATCTGCTATTGATGGTTTTAAAACAATCGGGGAGTGATCAGAGTGTAACCTTGGCAGAGCCGTGACACTAGAAGATGGTTGAGAACAGATGAAATTTGAGCAGACAAGGAACCGGTCAATTTTGCTAAATTTGTGCCCTTCCTCCTTGTAATAAGTGTATTTTAAGCCACCCATTTTAAGTTCCTTTAATCCAGCGTTGGCAATAAACTGGTTAAAATCTGCGGCGGTGTATTTGCAGAAGGCTGAATTGAACCTTTCATCACTCCTGCGGACTGCGTTGAAGTCGCCAAAAAACACCCAGATCCCGTCAAAGTTCTTGATGTGTAGAAGTTCCTCCCATAATTTCCTCTTGTCAGTGATTGATTGCGGGGCATATACATTAACAAGAGTGGTGTTTCCTGGAATACCCATCCATTTGCCGGATATTGCTAGGAAGTACCTGGAGGAGACAACATTTGATTTGAGGAAAGATTTTGGATCCCACATACAGAGTAGACCACCAGATTTCCCTTGTGGAAGTACAATTTCGAATTCCACATATATGTTACCCCAACATCCTGTGACATCGTCTCTTGATAAGTTAGCGACATGAGTTTCTTGTACCCCAATGAAATCAATTTTGTGTTTAATTCTAAGTTCCTTGATCCAGTCAATTTTTCGAGACTCACTCATCCCCCTAATGTTGATGCTTAGTAAATTCATTTGTATATGTGAATAACACCTTCACCATTAGCTTCCATCTCCAAGACATCTTCCAAAATTCCAATGTTATCCTCCCCAATCTGGAATCCAACTTCGTTCCCAATTTTTAAAATGCTTGAAATTTCGTTTGAGGAGGAGCATATATCTGCGGAATCGCCATTGTTGCTTGCAACCGGGAGTGTAACATTTAGGTCAATGGATTTATCAGGATCTGGCGAAAGATGGTTGTATGGCTGGGGTTCAAAGTCGAGAGTACGAGAGACAGATGTTATGAGATAGGAATTGGGGATAAGGTGGGTGAGTTTCCTTTTCTTAAACTGAGAGTTAATGTATTTGGAATTGGAATGCAACATATGGACTACCGAATTGGATTGGGAGTTATCCATTGGACTGTAAAATTTACCTGGAGAGGGTGGGTCATAAGGCCCATTGTTTGAATGAGAGGACTTTGACCGACCCGGAGTTGGGACTGCCCCTTCCTCAGACGGATTGACTTCTGCATTTAATTATTCTCTCTCACTTCGACCTTTCGAGATCTCTCCCATACCCGCCAGCTGATTCCGGTCTCCGATGGCTATTCCGGTGGCAATTTCGTGAGTCTCAGAACCTTTCATGTTAATCTCACCGTCTTCAAGCCCTTCCATCGTGTCCCGGTTAATCCATGTTTCTGAGATACCTTCGTCTCCTGAATCTTCCCCAGAGCTGTCGCCTTGTTCATTCATGGCATCATCATTCTCAGAGTCACTAAATTCAGACAAAGGGGCTTCTGGGAAGCTTCTATCAAGGAATGGTTCCCATTTGTTTTCACACTCTCTGACGCTAACATGGAACTGCTTTCCGCTGAAGATTGTGACCACTTCTTCGTTTACAAATTTCCACGAATTTGTAAGGATAGTTGCGAAACATGAGGAAAGATCCACCGAGtgccaattatgaccttcaactTCAAGTACCTTCCCAAACTTGCAGGCAATTTCAGAGATATTCTCATCAGATCTCAGATAAAGCGGTATCCCCAAGATTTTGATTCTGGCCAGCCTATCGTTGGTTTGATCATCAACAAAATCCAATTTTGAGCCATTTAATCCAACTGCTCCATTTTTGGGGATCAGCCATGAAAGACTCCGCTTTTCCCTGTTGGAAAAATTTTAGTATGATCTTAAGTCCCCCTGCATAGTGTACTCTTGCTGGGATACTCTCTTCGGCATTTAGGAGAGCATGTATATTGTTGAGGAGCCTCAATTCCTTGACTTCTCTAATAAGACAGGTACTGTCACATGAGTCAATCATAGGAGATCGCTTCAGTTGTATCTCCTGGGTTTTCACAGATTCGGACTTCCCAAGACTCCCAGTAACAACATCGGCAAAAGTTTTCCCAGTACTAATGTTGCTACGTTTAATGATTGGAACTGGCATCCGTCTAGGGTGGTAAGAGCTTGGAGGGTGTATTTGTTTTGGGGGCGACTTCTTCTCATACCTTGCAATATTGACCTTTACTATACTATGCCCACATCTGACTTGATTTAGTGTAGGTACCAGGGAGTCAATGTCTTTGTGTCCAGCGTATCTGATGAATGCGAAAAACGTACCTCCTTTGTCCTTCCTCCCCGGGATGTAGATGTCCATCATTTTCCCAAAGGACTGAAAAGACTTCCTTAACATCTCTTCTGTTACATCAGACTGTAGATTTGTAATGTAAAAGGTTGTGACTGCCTTCGATTTATCACCTGGATTGTGCTTCCGGCGAACCTCCGTCCATCCATCTCCGGCCCCAAAGTGTTTAGGATACTTGCGACCGTCCATCTCCCTTTTCTGTTGACGAGGTAATCGAAAAACCGAATATATCACACTAAACTTTCTAGATGGAAATCTTCTACATTATCATTTAGAGGTCTTCTGACCCTATGTAAATTGTTCATTGGTAGTCTCAATACTTATTGTTTTCTATCTACAAGGCCCGATTAAAATGTTCAACACCTTGGAACTGATTCACATGAAGTTCTTTTGTGGAGGAAACATAGACAATCAAAAGGTGCCTTGGATTGCTTTGGACAAGATTCTCGCCTCCAATGATTGTGGGGTCTCAACATTAGTACTCTTAAAGTACAAAATCTTGATTTTCTTGGTAAATAACGatggcgatttagggtttctttaaATGACTTTTGGAAGGTGTTATAAAAGCAATACATGGTCCCGAGGGCTGCTTGGATAATCAATCGAGGGCGCAAAGACATACGTTTGGATACGATAACATTTCTTCCTTTAAAGTTATGTCTTCTTATATAAGGTATTGCGATACGGCCTCCCATCCCATGCTTAATCACTTGATGGGAATGGAacaaacttagtataaaacatcaACAATGATATAAAGATACCATTTAAAACTACCAACAATGTGAATTTATCGAAAGTTGTTCTTTACAACAATGGGCTTCTCTCTCAATGAGGCAAGTTTCTTATGTTAATTGGACTCTACAACTAAGTTGATCATCTATAGTACCTTGAAAAAAATATAGAGAAAACAATCTCAATTTTAGTAACAACAAAAaggaaaaataatatttaaaagaaCATGAAGAAATCATTTCTATGAAAATAGAAATTGTTTTTGACTTCTTACCTACATACTTATTTAGGataaaagataaaacaaaaaatCGTTTCAACTCTATTTAAACGTTTGCAACCCACATAAGCTTACCTCATATGGACTTCTTCCTTGACTCTTAACCATTTAATCAatgttctttttgttttttttcacaaaatataagtatttgatTTAATCCAGTTTCTTTAACAAAGTTTGTTCTGACATCATATTTGCTATAACACCAATTCATAATTACACCATCAATCCACAAAAATCATTGCATATACAAGATGCTTCCGTTATCATGGATTCATGGGACCAAAGTACATTTTACCTTTGATTACTAACTGTTTCAAAAACCCACAAAATATACATGTAATTGACAAAAACCATATAAAGGTAGCAAGATTCAAGTGTTGTTGAAAGCCTTAGCAAACTTGCAATGACAATAAG containing:
- the LOC111917854 gene encoding uncharacterized protein LOC111917854 gives rise to the protein MESFVSRIPIATALAERGVSIPNQLCQLCHNDPETVDHVFVKCEFAKGTREWIFKWCGIKTQDFSHIKEIIDFAAEWGNCPKKRDLFNSIVFCLFWNIWKARNNRVFKELKTSHTKVADDIISRSYLWCKHRSKLGCGNWAE